From Sporosarcina sp. Marseille-Q4943, the proteins below share one genomic window:
- a CDS encoding MalY/PatB family protein — protein sequence MKEFELVIDRKNTRSVKWGNMEAVYGVEDASEVLPMWIADMDFKAPQPVIAAMQERLDHGVFGYSYICTKCKDAVRTWLSERHGWETENDWMLFHHGVVPAIATVVETFTNVGDNILITPPVYHPFTIVPSNQKRNIVECKLREENGSYSIDFEAFEKSLQQDVKLFILCHPHNPGGIVWSEDELRNILRLCKKYDVLILSDEIHADLVLPGFKHIPLAQLAEEEGGQVITCIAPTKTFNLAGVQAAVMITKEEDLKQALQQNAMAHGQMELNAFATSALISAFTECEEWLDNLLQIISSNMDYVISTLTEAVPGIQIQKPQATYLLWIDYRETGLSEKEMMDRLLNKGKLALEPGTKYGEAGKGFLRMNVATPRAIVEDGVKRFIMAME from the coding sequence ATGAAAGAATTCGAACTAGTCATTGATCGAAAAAATACCCGTTCGGTGAAATGGGGCAATATGGAAGCCGTTTACGGAGTGGAAGACGCTTCGGAAGTTTTACCGATGTGGATAGCAGATATGGATTTCAAGGCTCCGCAGCCCGTCATCGCAGCCATGCAGGAGCGGTTGGACCATGGAGTTTTCGGATATTCTTACATATGCACTAAATGTAAAGACGCTGTCCGGACTTGGCTTTCAGAGAGACACGGATGGGAAACCGAAAATGATTGGATGCTTTTCCATCACGGCGTTGTTCCTGCAATTGCTACGGTTGTCGAGACATTCACGAATGTCGGCGATAATATTTTAATCACCCCGCCTGTCTATCATCCGTTCACCATTGTACCGAGCAATCAAAAACGTAATATTGTCGAGTGTAAACTGCGTGAAGAGAACGGCAGCTACTCGATTGATTTCGAGGCTTTCGAAAAATCTTTACAGCAAGATGTTAAATTATTTATCTTATGCCATCCACATAATCCTGGGGGCATTGTTTGGTCAGAGGACGAATTGCGAAACATCCTCCGTCTATGTAAGAAATATGATGTGCTGATCCTTTCTGATGAAATTCATGCAGATCTTGTCCTCCCTGGCTTTAAGCACATTCCTCTAGCACAACTGGCGGAAGAAGAAGGCGGGCAAGTCATCACGTGTATCGCTCCGACAAAGACTTTTAACTTGGCGGGTGTACAGGCTGCAGTCATGATTACAAAAGAAGAGGATCTCAAGCAGGCGCTCCAACAAAATGCAATGGCCCATGGTCAAATGGAATTGAATGCATTTGCCACTTCCGCCCTTATTTCTGCATTCACGGAGTGTGAAGAATGGCTCGATAATTTGCTGCAAATCATTTCATCCAATATGGATTATGTCATTAGCACATTAACAGAGGCAGTTCCGGGGATTCAAATTCAAAAACCGCAAGCGACGTACTTATTATGGATCGATTACCGCGAAACTGGGCTATCTGAAAAAGAGATGATGGACAGGTTGTTGAATAAAGGAAAGCTGGCGCTAGAGCCTGGTACGAAGTATGGCGAAGCCGGCAAAGGATTCCTTCGCATGAATGTCGCCACTCCACGTGCGATTGTTGAAGATGGAGTAAAGAGATTCATCATGGCAATGGAATAA
- a CDS encoding MFS transporter produces MNVQKRNFIIIWFSNFLVAGTMTMIMPFLSLYIETFGDHSDAYVQKWAGLIFGATFITALIMAPVWGRIADKYGFKPILLINGFGIAISVFMMGFVHSVEAFFILRLFNGIVTGFIPTSLAFVSSQTAKEEAGKKLGTLQMGSVTGTLFGPALGGLLADAFGFQYTFIVTSISVVIAALIVLFGIKEQKKVKDKKKVHYSRKVILSGLLHHRLMLNIMLVTALIQVGNFSIQPLLSLYVAELTDSNDVAFLAGLTFSAAGIGNLLFARKWGKLGDDIGYEKVLGALLILSFIFIIPQAFVSSIWQLMICRLLFGIAIGGMIPITTALVRREAPVEMQGEVMGYNTSFRFLGNIIGPMFGGIISGYIGISSVFLLTGVLFLIGFGFLYLAKRKPVQDFEDFLEQENRQANV; encoded by the coding sequence ATGAATGTACAAAAACGGAATTTCATCATCATCTGGTTCTCAAACTTTCTAGTTGCCGGTACGATGACGATGATCATGCCCTTCTTGTCTTTATATATTGAAACGTTCGGGGATCATTCGGATGCATATGTTCAAAAATGGGCTGGATTGATTTTCGGAGCGACGTTCATCACCGCTTTGATTATGGCGCCTGTTTGGGGACGCATTGCCGATAAGTACGGGTTTAAACCGATATTGCTTATTAATGGCTTTGGTATAGCAATCTCCGTCTTCATGATGGGGTTCGTCCATTCTGTTGAAGCATTCTTCATCCTCAGGCTTTTCAACGGAATCGTCACTGGATTCATTCCAACATCGCTCGCATTTGTTTCATCTCAAACCGCAAAGGAAGAAGCGGGCAAAAAGCTTGGGACATTGCAAATGGGAAGTGTGACGGGAACGCTTTTCGGACCTGCGTTAGGTGGATTATTGGCCGATGCGTTCGGATTTCAATATACGTTCATCGTCACTTCGATATCGGTTGTCATCGCGGCCCTGATTGTGTTATTCGGAATTAAGGAACAAAAGAAAGTAAAAGATAAGAAGAAGGTTCACTACTCAAGGAAAGTCATCCTTAGCGGACTGCTCCATCATCGTCTTATGTTAAATATTATGCTTGTCACTGCCTTGATCCAAGTCGGCAACTTCAGCATTCAGCCCCTTCTATCACTTTACGTGGCGGAGCTGACCGATTCAAATGACGTCGCGTTCCTGGCGGGGCTCACCTTCAGTGCTGCGGGAATCGGAAACCTCCTGTTCGCGAGGAAGTGGGGAAAATTGGGGGATGACATTGGGTATGAGAAAGTGCTCGGCGCATTGCTCATCCTTTCCTTCATCTTCATAATCCCTCAAGCATTCGTTTCGTCCATCTGGCAATTGATGATTTGTAGGCTTCTCTTCGGAATTGCGATAGGCGGCATGATTCCGATCACTACTGCTCTCGTTAGGCGTGAAGCACCTGTCGAAATGCAAGGAGAAGTGATGGGATACAATACGAGCTTCCGATTTCTCGGCAATATTATCGGACCGATGTTTGGCGGAATCATCAGTGGCTACATCGGCATTTCGTCCGTTTTCCTCTTGACCGGCGTCCTATTCCTTATCGGGTTCGGATTCCTTTATCTAGCCAAACGAAAGCCCGTTCAAGATTTTGAAGATTTCTTGGAGCAGGAAAACAGACAAGCAAACGTTTAA
- a CDS encoding DUF1871 family protein: MQTIEMNKKAILLLEDWDPFNVGRKAYELEIADVVAELQVLDHPTDLAKRIREIYEHSYELWIPLEKCMQIAYKLLAIKYEAKCIV; encoded by the coding sequence GTGCAAACAATTGAGATGAATAAAAAAGCAATCTTGCTGCTTGAAGATTGGGATCCCTTCAATGTCGGCAGAAAAGCATATGAACTTGAAATTGCCGATGTTGTTGCGGAGCTCCAAGTTCTTGATCACCCGACCGACCTTGCGAAACGTATCCGTGAGATCTATGAGCATTCTTATGAGCTTTGGATTCCACTAGAGAAATGCATGCAAATAGCGTATAAGTTATTGGCGATAAAATATGAAGCAAAATGTATAGTGTAA
- a CDS encoding transglycosylase domain-containing protein, with product MKKFTIYLITIMMIPLLIVIQQAVANEWSEAQVLKEKIGDTIELTEPSIMLPISMADRNGRIFAEEYVEWRQPLPLESIPDFVQQLFLVSEDQGFFEHKGYDVAAIVRAFAVNARNDDMSQGGSTITQQVVRMRFLTTEKTYERKFKELLYAAELEKQSTKDDILGMYLNEMFFGNQVYGIGAAATYYFNRPLDELNPAEMAFIAAIPNNPSRYNPLRHFDKTKKRQELLLSVLTINGVITDQEAEMWKQEKITLDVKAKANEFNMYSSYVLAELEELIGHTEGFTASIEGAATPSERQAQINALKKRTAEVIAGGIRIETALDTRKQKHDEASLSSLLRSKNLQAGAAVIDNSTKEIISIYGGKGFRKGDFNRAYQAVRQPGSAIKPLLVYAPYLESGPYNDRTPIDSSNICIGSYCPTNIGGFSYGMTTVKEAFRHSHNTAAVRLFRKVGINEAFAHLNVFRFKNITDEDFTYPAALGGFHRGVTPLELASAYSSFVDGMYSPPHAIRAVKDREGNTLYEWENEPVKAWSATTVSTIQNLMEDVVLNGTGRGIRYTTTYTGAKTGTTDRYKDLWVAGMNDRYTTAVWIGYDKPASIQHLSNQKIHLRAFNELLYIP from the coding sequence TTGAAGAAGTTTACAATCTATTTAATAACGATAATGATGATCCCCCTGCTTATCGTCATACAGCAAGCTGTAGCCAATGAATGGTCGGAAGCACAGGTCTTAAAGGAAAAGATCGGAGATACGATCGAACTGACAGAGCCATCCATTATGCTTCCCATCTCGATGGCTGACCGGAACGGGAGGATTTTTGCAGAGGAATATGTGGAATGGAGACAACCACTCCCTTTAGAGTCCATTCCCGATTTTGTCCAGCAATTATTCCTAGTCAGTGAGGATCAAGGATTTTTTGAACATAAAGGTTATGATGTTGCGGCGATTGTTCGCGCCTTCGCTGTCAATGCGAGAAACGACGACATGAGTCAGGGTGGATCGACAATCACCCAGCAAGTCGTAAGGATGCGTTTTTTGACGACCGAAAAGACATACGAACGTAAATTCAAAGAGCTGCTGTACGCAGCCGAACTGGAAAAACAGTCGACGAAAGATGACATCCTCGGAATGTATTTAAATGAAATGTTTTTCGGCAATCAAGTATATGGGATCGGAGCAGCTGCCACTTACTATTTCAATCGGCCTCTCGATGAACTGAATCCGGCCGAAATGGCGTTTATCGCCGCCATCCCAAACAATCCATCCAGATACAATCCACTCCGTCATTTCGATAAGACGAAAAAACGGCAAGAGCTTCTCTTATCCGTCCTAACTATAAACGGAGTCATAACGGATCAGGAAGCGGAAATGTGGAAGCAGGAAAAAATTACGCTAGACGTGAAGGCAAAGGCGAATGAATTTAACATGTATAGCTCGTACGTATTGGCGGAGCTTGAAGAATTAATCGGCCATACGGAAGGGTTCACCGCGTCGATCGAAGGGGCAGCAACTCCAAGTGAGAGACAAGCGCAAATCAATGCTTTGAAAAAAAGGACGGCAGAAGTGATTGCTGGAGGAATCCGAATAGAGACAGCGCTTGACACAAGGAAGCAAAAACACGATGAAGCTTCCCTTTCTTCCTTATTGAGGTCGAAAAATTTACAAGCGGGAGCCGCTGTCATCGATAATTCAACGAAGGAAATCATAAGCATCTACGGAGGCAAAGGTTTTCGCAAAGGGGATTTCAACAGGGCATACCAAGCTGTAAGGCAACCCGGCTCGGCCATTAAACCGTTGTTGGTCTACGCTCCGTATCTCGAAAGCGGTCCTTACAACGACAGGACGCCGATTGACAGCAGTAATATTTGCATCGGTTCGTACTGCCCAACGAATATTGGAGGGTTTTCGTATGGGATGACGACCGTGAAGGAAGCATTCCGTCATAGTCATAACACAGCAGCGGTGCGGTTGTTCCGCAAGGTGGGGATTAATGAGGCTTTTGCACACTTGAATGTTTTCCGTTTTAAAAATATAACGGATGAGGACTTCACCTACCCCGCTGCTCTCGGAGGATTCCATAGAGGCGTGACGCCACTCGAGCTAGCTTCCGCCTATTCCAGTTTCGTAGATGGCATGTACTCCCCACCTCACGCAATTAGGGCCGTAAAAGACCGCGAAGGGAACACACTCTACGAATGGGAAAACGAACCAGTGAAAGCGTGGTCAGCAACAACCGTTTCGACGATCCAAAATCTGATGGAAGATGTCGTATTGAACGGCACAGGTAGAGGAATTCGATATACAACAACATATACAGGTGCAAAAACGGGTACGACAGACCGTTACAAAGACTTATGGGTCGCGGGAATGAATGACCGGTACACAACAGCCGTTTGGATCGGCTACGACAAACCTGCCTCCATCCAGCACCTTAGCAACCAAAAAATTCACCTGCGTGCATTTAATGAATTGCTGTATATACCGTAA
- a CDS encoding peptidylprolyl isomerase: MKKMSLTLLSIFLLLLLAACGQSEQKGQETATNGSSNAQSEDEEQDQKTDDESSDEATNEEATTMYPQLSNEVAANEALVVMNTTMGPIKIKLFPEQAPKTVENFLTHAENGYYDGIIFHRVIKDFMIQGGDPTGTGMGGESIYGNSFEDEFTMDLFNLRGALSMANAGPNTNGSQFFIVQASNPPASAEQLTKGGWPEEIAKAYEANGGTPHLDQKHTVFGQVIEGMDVVDKIASAKTDRSDKPAEEISIESIEIIQK, encoded by the coding sequence ATGAAAAAGATGTCGCTAACATTGCTTTCAATCTTTTTACTATTGTTGCTAGCCGCTTGTGGTCAAAGTGAACAAAAGGGGCAGGAAACGGCAACGAATGGATCGTCGAATGCGCAAAGCGAAGACGAAGAGCAAGACCAAAAAACTGATGATGAATCATCAGATGAAGCGACCAATGAGGAGGCCACGACTATGTATCCACAATTATCAAATGAAGTAGCAGCGAACGAAGCTCTTGTCGTCATGAATACGACAATGGGTCCGATTAAGATTAAACTATTCCCAGAACAAGCGCCAAAAACAGTCGAGAACTTTTTGACACATGCAGAGAACGGCTATTATGACGGAATCATTTTCCACCGTGTCATTAAAGATTTCATGATCCAAGGCGGCGACCCGACAGGTACAGGTATGGGCGGGGAAAGCATCTACGGGAATTCATTCGAAGATGAATTCACGATGGATCTTTTCAACTTAAGAGGGGCATTGTCGATGGCGAATGCCGGTCCAAACACGAACGGAAGCCAATTTTTCATCGTACAAGCTTCAAATCCTCCTGCTTCAGCAGAGCAATTGACAAAAGGCGGCTGGCCTGAAGAAATCGCCAAAGCGTACGAAGCGAATGGTGGTACACCTCATCTAGATCAGAAGCATACTGTTTTCGGTCAAGTGATCGAAGGAATGGATGTTGTAGATAAGATCGCATCTGCTAAGACAGATCGATCAGACAAGCCGGCTGAAGAAATTTCTATCGAATCGATTGAAATCATCCAGAAATAA
- a CDS encoding DUF5366 family protein, with amino-acid sequence MRNPYLFGYLPFLTITLFSLTFGVYLVGASIVFFGQIGLYAGMLEFLTETQLRLFLLVIYSLAFFMIFSALKLIAETIHETAMLFFSIDAVGESYSEAKSGNLIYFFGALASVGGIQSVKILLAIFLLTTFVYFVFTMFKLSKFMTMTSMVGLLFFEILVWGIFLSGIIYIVLKLYNGVLASLPVV; translated from the coding sequence ATGAGGAATCCTTATCTTTTCGGCTATTTGCCGTTTTTGACAATAACACTTTTCAGTTTGACGTTCGGCGTTTATTTGGTAGGTGCGTCGATCGTTTTTTTCGGCCAGATCGGTTTATATGCAGGCATGCTGGAGTTTTTGACGGAAACGCAGCTTCGGCTTTTCCTTCTTGTCATTTATTCGCTAGCCTTTTTTATGATATTTTCAGCTTTGAAGCTTATAGCGGAAACAATTCATGAAACGGCGATGCTGTTCTTTTCGATTGATGCGGTGGGGGAGTCGTATAGTGAGGCGAAGAGCGGCAATCTCATCTATTTTTTCGGAGCGCTCGCTTCAGTAGGCGGGATACAGTCGGTGAAGATTTTGTTGGCGATCTTTTTGTTGACGACGTTTGTCTATTTTGTCTTTACGATGTTCAAATTGAGCAAGTTCATGACGATGACAAGCATGGTCGGCTTGTTGTTTTTTGAAATTCTCGTTTGGGGAATCTTTTTGTCCGGTATTATTTACATAGTGTTGAAGCTTTATAATGGAGTACTTGCGAGTCTGCCGGTTGTATAG
- a CDS encoding RNA polymerase sigma factor yields the protein MEESNLITRAQNGEREAFAQLMQMHFRTVEKFAYQCGVRLHDIPDVTQEVFIKLYRFLPQFNQQRFTTWLYKITLNTARDYYRKEGRETAKEERMKAEGNLVHHQSSEAKVLLFEEDRSLHEAILRLEEKYRIPLILFYFQDLTYQQIADVMNITLATVKTRIFRAKDSLKKEMDMKGGLTHGQ from the coding sequence ATGGAAGAATCTAATTTGATCACACGTGCGCAAAATGGGGAAAGGGAAGCATTTGCGCAATTGATGCAAATGCATTTTCGAACAGTCGAAAAGTTTGCATACCAATGCGGCGTTCGCCTTCATGATATACCGGATGTGACTCAGGAAGTGTTCATAAAGTTATACAGGTTTCTGCCGCAATTCAACCAGCAAAGGTTCACGACTTGGTTATATAAAATTACGCTTAATACGGCGCGTGACTATTATCGAAAAGAGGGCAGGGAGACTGCAAAGGAGGAGCGAATGAAAGCGGAAGGGAACTTGGTGCACCATCAATCATCCGAAGCGAAAGTTCTACTGTTTGAGGAAGATCGGTCATTGCATGAAGCGATCCTTCGGCTGGAGGAGAAATATAGAATTCCGCTGATCCTATTTTATTTTCAAGATTTGACGTACCAGCAAATCGCGGATGTCATGAATATAACGTTGGCAACAGTGAAAACCCGGATTTTCAGAGCGAAGGACAGTTTGAAAAAAGAGATGGACATGAAGGGAGGCTTAACACATGGCCAATGA